A stretch of Spirosoma oryzicola DNA encodes these proteins:
- the lipA gene encoding lipoyl synthase: MIELPVIPSEQQRKKRPDWLRVKLPIGPEYAKVRKLVDEHKLHTICESGNCPNMGECWGAGTATFMILGNVCTRSCTFCAVATGRPNEYDTDEPRRVAEAIVLMKVKHAVITSVNRDELKDRGAEIWYQTVRLIKESSPTTTIETLIPDTKGNWESLERMISAGQEVVSHNMETVERLYRRVRPQARYERSLEQIRRTKEYGQRTKSGIMLGLGETHDEVFKAMDDLAANGLDVLTLGQYLQPTKMHHEVIEWIHPETFAMYKEEGLMRGLKYVESGPLVRSSYHAEKHVNV; the protein is encoded by the coding sequence ATGATTGAACTACCAGTAATACCCTCCGAGCAACAACGGAAAAAACGCCCTGACTGGCTGCGTGTGAAATTGCCGATCGGGCCAGAATACGCCAAAGTGCGTAAGCTAGTAGACGAGCATAAGCTCCACACGATTTGCGAGAGCGGCAACTGCCCGAATATGGGTGAGTGCTGGGGCGCAGGTACGGCTACGTTCATGATTCTGGGTAACGTCTGTACCCGCAGCTGTACGTTCTGCGCGGTAGCTACGGGACGGCCTAACGAATATGATACCGATGAGCCTCGTCGCGTGGCAGAAGCCATTGTGCTCATGAAAGTGAAGCACGCTGTCATTACGTCGGTGAATCGCGACGAACTGAAAGACCGGGGTGCTGAGATATGGTACCAGACCGTACGACTTATCAAAGAATCGTCGCCTACAACGACGATCGAAACATTGATTCCTGACACAAAAGGCAACTGGGAATCGCTTGAGCGGATGATTTCAGCGGGGCAGGAAGTGGTTTCTCACAACATGGAAACCGTTGAACGGCTCTACCGTCGTGTTCGGCCGCAGGCCCGCTACGAACGTAGTCTGGAGCAGATCCGGCGTACGAAAGAATACGGTCAGCGTACCAAATCGGGGATTATGCTTGGCTTGGGCGAAACGCACGATGAAGTCTTTAAAGCGATGGACGATTTAGCGGCTAATGGCCTGGATGTTCTCACGCTGGGTCAGTACTTGCAGCCGACCAAAATGCACCACGAAGTAATCGAATGGATTCATCCCGAAACGTTTGCTATGTACAAGGAAGAAGGCTTGATGCGGGGACTCAAATACGTTGAATCAGGACCACTTGTTCGCTCAAGTTACCACGCCGAAAAACACGTGAACGTATAA
- a CDS encoding HPF/RaiA family ribosome-associated protein — MRLQINAVRFTADQSLLDFIQAKLNKLDTFHDRIIGGEVFLKLDGADSNKVKEKVVEVRLTIPGKELFVKEHDKSFESATDKVLEVLKDKLVRCKQKRNDIFSPAITEAKSRMSDEEEVLEPDEL, encoded by the coding sequence ATGAGACTACAAATTAATGCAGTGCGGTTCACCGCTGATCAGAGCCTGTTAGACTTCATTCAGGCCAAGTTGAACAAGCTAGATACCTTCCACGACCGGATTATTGGTGGAGAGGTTTTCCTTAAGTTGGATGGGGCTGATTCTAACAAAGTCAAAGAGAAAGTAGTCGAAGTTCGGCTCACAATCCCCGGCAAAGAACTGTTTGTAAAAGAACACGACAAAAGCTTCGAGAGCGCAACCGACAAGGTACTTGAGGTCTTGAAAGACAAGCTTGTTCGCTGCAAACAAAAACGAAATGATATTTTCAGCCCGGCTATTACCGAAGCCAAATCCCGAATGAGCGACGAAGAAGAGGTTCTCGAACCCGATGAGTTATAA
- a CDS encoding low temperature requirement protein A — protein MADSQQQTPAKPQLRSMDADGERRASWAELLNDLVFTVIIMQLAQRLLTSLTGESLAEFFLLYVPIWWLWNGETHYSTRFDNERDVVHRVLSSLQLLGLIILVASIPRALESNLSSVVYALSYSFTRLILLIEYGRAWFYIPKARPYIQHLTTGFAASILLWVASTFVEAPYRYILWGVAVLIELGTPLTTSGNRLYKDLPPDVRHLPERYGLFTLLVLGQTVSSAAQGLIESGFDLKTIVATLLGGIIIIGLWWAYFDRLDDDAVRQVREGGDTRLYTAWLYLHLPLTVALTTTGVGLTLAIKHINATELPPSTHWLFIGSVSAYLLTEGCISLTTLKAGPPHPSFTRGIYTRLGIGIFLLVVGALTSLSAMQLLLLSAVSITGLILSDQLGPEAPESAERIGGTT, from the coding sequence ATGGCCGACAGCCAGCAGCAAACGCCTGCCAAGCCCCAACTACGGTCGATGGACGCGGACGGAGAACGACGGGCATCCTGGGCTGAACTACTCAACGACCTGGTTTTTACGGTGATCATCATGCAGTTGGCCCAGCGGCTGTTGACTTCGCTAACGGGTGAATCACTCGCTGAATTTTTTCTACTATACGTACCTATCTGGTGGCTTTGGAATGGCGAAACCCATTATTCTACCCGCTTCGACAATGAGCGGGACGTTGTTCATCGGGTGCTTAGCAGCCTGCAACTACTCGGTCTGATTATATTGGTGGCTTCTATTCCCAGAGCCCTTGAATCGAATCTATCCTCTGTTGTTTACGCGCTAAGCTATTCCTTTACCCGGCTGATTTTGCTGATCGAGTACGGTCGCGCCTGGTTTTACATTCCTAAAGCACGCCCTTACATCCAGCATCTTACGACTGGTTTTGCCGCTTCAATTCTGCTTTGGGTTGCCTCGACCTTCGTCGAAGCGCCGTATCGATACATCCTTTGGGGCGTTGCGGTGCTTATTGAGCTAGGCACTCCGTTGACCACGTCGGGTAATCGACTGTACAAAGATTTACCTCCTGATGTACGTCATCTACCCGAACGCTACGGATTATTTACGCTACTCGTTCTGGGGCAAACGGTTAGCAGCGCAGCCCAGGGTTTGATCGAAAGCGGCTTCGATCTTAAAACGATTGTCGCAACGCTGCTTGGTGGCATTATTATTATTGGGCTCTGGTGGGCCTACTTCGACCGCTTAGACGACGATGCCGTCCGCCAGGTCAGAGAAGGAGGTGATACCCGCTTGTACACAGCCTGGCTATATTTGCACCTGCCATTGACCGTTGCGTTGACGACGACAGGCGTTGGTTTAACGTTAGCTATAAAACATATCAACGCTACTGAACTCCCTCCTTCGACACACTGGCTATTCATCGGTTCGGTATCTGCTTATTTACTAACCGAGGGATGCATCAGTTTAACGACCTTAAAGGCTGGACCACCGCATCCAAGCTTTACGCGGGGTATTTATACACGACTTGGTATCGGTATTTTTCTACTTGTCGTTGGCGCACTAACTTCACTAAGTGCAATGCAATTATTGCTTCTTTCAGCAGTTAGTATCACAGGACTTATTTTAAGCGATCAACTTGGGCCGGAAGCTCCCGAAAGTGCCGAACGTATCGGGGGCACAACGTAA
- the metK gene encoding methionine adenosyltransferase: protein MPYLFTSESVSEGHPDKVADQISDALIDNFLAFDPSSKVACETLVTTGQVVLAGEIKTDTYLDVQKITRDVIRKIGYTKSEYMFEANSCGIFSALHDQSADINQGVDREVANDDFETKANAQGAGDQGMMFGYATNETDNYMPLPLDLAHAILREMSNIRNNESQLMPYLRPDAKSQVTIEYSDDHQPIRIDTIVVSTQHDDFADDETMLNKIKEDIINIVIPRVKAAQKAELHSLFTDDITYYINPTGKFVIGGPHGDTGLTGRKIIVDTYGGKGAHGGGAFSGKDPSKVDRSAAYATRHIAKNLVAAGLCDQVLVQVSYAIGVAQPCGLYVNTYGTAKVDLNDGDIARKVEAIFDMRPYAIEQRLKLRNPIYSETAAYGHMGRKNEIVTKKFGSNGNAKEMEVELFTWEKLDFVDKVKEAFSL from the coding sequence ATGCCTTATCTCTTCACATCCGAATCTGTTTCTGAGGGACACCCCGATAAAGTCGCTGATCAAATCTCCGACGCGCTAATTGACAATTTTCTGGCCTTTGATCCGTCCAGTAAAGTAGCTTGCGAAACGTTGGTTACGACTGGACAGGTAGTGTTAGCCGGTGAAATCAAGACTGATACGTACTTAGACGTTCAAAAGATCACTCGTGATGTGATTCGCAAAATTGGTTATACCAAGAGCGAGTATATGTTTGAGGCTAACTCGTGCGGTATTTTCTCGGCTCTCCATGACCAGTCAGCTGATATCAATCAGGGCGTTGACCGCGAGGTAGCCAACGATGACTTCGAAACAAAAGCCAACGCACAGGGAGCAGGCGATCAGGGCATGATGTTTGGTTACGCAACCAACGAAACCGACAACTACATGCCGTTGCCGCTGGATCTGGCGCACGCTATCCTGCGTGAAATGTCCAACATCCGGAACAACGAAAGCCAGCTGATGCCCTATCTGCGGCCCGATGCCAAGTCGCAGGTAACGATTGAATATTCGGATGATCACCAGCCAATCCGAATTGATACCATTGTCGTATCAACGCAGCATGACGATTTTGCGGATGATGAGACAATGTTGAATAAAATTAAAGAGGATATCATCAATATTGTAATTCCTCGGGTGAAAGCCGCTCAGAAAGCTGAGTTGCATAGCCTGTTTACCGACGATATTACGTATTACATCAACCCAACGGGCAAATTCGTTATCGGTGGTCCTCATGGTGACACGGGACTGACAGGACGGAAGATCATTGTTGATACTTACGGTGGCAAAGGTGCGCACGGCGGTGGGGCTTTCTCCGGTAAAGATCCGTCGAAAGTAGACCGTTCGGCTGCGTATGCGACTCGTCACATCGCGAAGAACCTGGTAGCCGCTGGTCTGTGCGACCAAGTACTGGTACAGGTGTCGTATGCGATTGGTGTCGCTCAGCCTTGTGGCCTTTACGTAAACACGTACGGTACGGCTAAAGTAGACCTGAACGATGGCGACATTGCCCGGAAAGTTGAAGCGATCTTCGATATGCGTCCGTATGCCATTGAACAACGCCTGAAGCTTCGCAATCCGATCTATTCAGAAACGGCTGCTTATGGACACATGGGCCGTAAGAACGAGATCGTAACAAAGAAATTTGGGTCGAACGGTAACGCCAAAGAAATGGAAGTAGAACTGTTTACCTGGGAAAAGCTTGACTTTGTTGACAAAGTAAAAGAAGCCTTTAGCCTGTAA
- a CDS encoding lycopene cyclase family protein: MKKYDFIIAGGGMAGLSLAYYLTQSSLRDRSILIIDRDVKNQNDRTWCFWEKGQGPFESIVFRKWETVSFHGTTYSGPIDMVDYHYKMLRGIDFYAFIEAELAKYPTVERKIATINRIKDTPQGGFVIADDEPYIADYVFDSTFALKLDQPENHNLLQHFKGWVITTEKACFDPNYPEIMDFRVEQHGDCRFLYVLPFNEKTALVEFTLFNDKLLSQEEYEADLRQYIDRYLDTGAYRISETEYGVIPMSDETTTENPSDHIIRIGTSGGYTKASTGYTFQRTQRYLQDIVHSLHQTGKPHRKRSWFKGRFKLYDSIFLNVLQKHRHPADDIFTKIYTKNSPRVFTFLDEDTRLMDEIRLFTTMPWWPFTAALFDVLRRKIVR, translated from the coding sequence ATGAAAAAATACGACTTCATCATTGCGGGGGGAGGTATGGCAGGCTTGAGTCTGGCGTATTATCTTACGCAGTCCTCATTGCGCGACCGCTCGATCCTGATTATTGATCGTGATGTTAAAAACCAGAACGATCGAACCTGGTGTTTTTGGGAGAAAGGACAAGGGCCGTTCGAGTCCATCGTATTTCGTAAATGGGAGACCGTTAGTTTTCACGGTACTACGTACTCCGGGCCGATTGATATGGTGGACTACCACTATAAAATGTTGCGAGGCATTGACTTCTACGCATTTATAGAGGCTGAACTCGCTAAATACCCGACAGTAGAGCGCAAAATAGCAACGATCAATCGCATAAAAGACACGCCACAGGGCGGATTTGTCATTGCCGATGATGAGCCATACATTGCCGATTACGTGTTTGACAGCACGTTTGCGCTCAAGTTAGATCAGCCCGAAAATCATAACCTACTCCAGCACTTCAAAGGCTGGGTAATCACTACCGAAAAGGCGTGTTTCGATCCTAACTATCCCGAAATTATGGATTTTCGGGTGGAGCAGCATGGCGACTGCCGTTTTCTCTACGTCTTACCATTCAACGAAAAAACAGCCCTAGTTGAGTTTACGCTTTTCAACGACAAGCTTCTCTCGCAGGAGGAGTACGAAGCTGACTTGAGGCAGTATATCGACCGGTATCTGGATACGGGAGCGTACCGAATCAGCGAAACCGAGTATGGCGTAATTCCAATGTCCGACGAGACGACTACAGAGAACCCATCTGATCACATTATCCGCATTGGCACGTCGGGCGGTTACACAAAGGCGTCAACGGGCTACACATTCCAACGAACACAACGGTATCTTCAGGACATCGTTCATAGTTTACATCAGACGGGTAAGCCTCATCGGAAGAGGTCCTGGTTTAAGGGACGGTTCAAGCTTTATGATAGTATTTTTCTGAACGTTCTCCAGAAACATCGTCACCCCGCCGACGACATTTTTACCAAAATCTACACAAAAAATTCTCCCCGCGTCTTTACATTTCTGGATGAAGATACACGGCTAATGGATGAGATCCGACTGTTTACAACGATGCCGTGGTGGCCATTTACGGCGGCTTTGTTTGATGTACTACGTCGAAAAATAGTTCGATAA
- a CDS encoding cytochrome P450 has translation METTLSPIRPIPVHPGLPVVGNTLEYLRDPLAFFRRLQRDYGHERMVRINVGGRATTLMLKPEETKQVVQENNRNYGRGKSFAILKTFLGNGLLTSEGDLWRKQRRLAQPAFHRQKLAILAETMIEEAVAWADRLEKVADNKPVNFSTATTDVTLRIVTKTLFGSSLGDQLDSLSTALANLNHFAINAVVNPIRAPKWVPTPSKRNFERATTQVNNLIFGIIESRRKTGETRDDLLDMLLRATDEETGEGMSDEQLRDEMVTLFTAGHETTATSMAWTLYLLAQHPGILQRAKAEIRATLGERSQPSADDLRAMPYLSQIINESLRLYPPGWVMSRLSLGPDRFGDHAIAANEGVLLSPYVLHHDPASWSDPERFDPERFAPELSKERHPYAYMPFGGGPRLCIGNQFALMEMQALLIVLLHRFELRPIPGLQVTAQPLITLRPRQAVQIYLS, from the coding sequence ATGGAAACTACACTTTCTCCCATTCGTCCAATTCCCGTTCATCCGGGTTTACCCGTTGTAGGCAACACGCTTGAGTACCTACGCGACCCACTAGCATTTTTTCGGCGGCTCCAACGGGATTATGGACACGAGCGCATGGTACGCATCAATGTGGGTGGTCGTGCCACAACGCTCATGCTTAAACCCGAAGAAACCAAGCAGGTCGTTCAGGAAAATAACCGCAACTATGGACGAGGCAAATCCTTTGCGATCTTAAAAACGTTTCTGGGCAATGGATTATTAACGAGCGAAGGCGACTTATGGCGTAAGCAGCGTCGACTGGCTCAACCCGCTTTTCACCGGCAAAAACTGGCAATCCTGGCCGAAACCATGATTGAAGAAGCGGTAGCCTGGGCCGATCGCCTAGAAAAAGTAGCGGATAATAAACCCGTCAATTTCTCCACGGCTACTACCGACGTTACTTTACGCATTGTCACAAAAACATTGTTTGGCAGTAGTCTGGGCGACCAGCTAGACAGTCTTTCTACTGCCCTGGCGAATCTGAATCATTTTGCAATCAATGCCGTCGTTAATCCGATTCGAGCGCCGAAATGGGTACCAACGCCCAGTAAACGCAATTTTGAACGCGCAACAACGCAGGTCAATAACCTGATTTTCGGCATCATCGAATCCCGGCGTAAAACGGGCGAAACCCGCGACGACTTACTTGATATGCTGCTGCGCGCTACTGACGAAGAAACGGGAGAAGGCATGTCAGACGAACAGCTTCGAGACGAGATGGTAACGCTGTTTACGGCGGGCCACGAGACCACGGCCACGTCAATGGCCTGGACGCTGTACTTGCTGGCGCAACACCCTGGCATTCTTCAGCGAGCAAAAGCCGAAATTAGGGCAACACTTGGAGAGCGCAGTCAGCCGTCGGCGGACGATTTGCGGGCGATGCCTTATTTATCGCAAATCATTAATGAGTCATTACGGCTTTATCCGCCCGGCTGGGTAATGAGCCGACTGTCGCTTGGACCGGACCGCTTCGGAGACCACGCCATAGCTGCTAACGAAGGTGTACTACTCAGCCCTTACGTGTTGCATCATGATCCGGCTAGCTGGTCCGACCCCGAACGTTTTGACCCTGAGCGATTTGCGCCTGAACTCAGTAAAGAAAGACATCCATACGCCTATATGCCTTTTGGCGGAGGGCCACGGCTGTGCATTGGTAATCAGTTTGCGCTCATGGAAATGCAGGCCCTATTAATTGTTTTACTCCATCGCTTTGAGCTACGTCCCATACCCGGTTTACAGGTTACGGCTCAACCACTTATTACTCTCCGCCCAAGGCAGGCGGTCCAGATTTATCTGTCTTAA